The Haloarchaeobius amylolyticus genome window below encodes:
- the leuS gene encoding leucine--tRNA ligase: MEYVPETLEERWRERWAEAGRYEATPAPDADADAESTFVTVPYPYPSGGMHIGHARTYTVPDVYARYRRQQGDNVLFPIAWHVTGTPIIGAVERLKKGEAKQLDVLKNTYNVSEETLEDLETPMGFARHFIEEHYKKGMRQLGLSIDWRREFTTNDERYSRFITWQYETLRDRGLLEKGLHPVKYCTEERQPVTTHDILEGEEAEFQEYTLVKFGAEMDGADVIVPMATLRPETVRGVTNAFVDPDAEYVVAEVDDEFWFVSQQAAEKLDLQGHDVEVRYEYAGEDLVGKRVENPVTGDDVLVLPAGFVDADNATGVVMSVPAHSPDDYLALQEAKEAAAAGEMATYGIDADEVAAIEPVPILDIEGYGEVPARSAVEDAGITDSQDPDLKAVTQDLYNAEFHSGRLLEAYGEFAGEVVEDVREAFKQKHLADAAFATMQEFTEEVVCRCGGDVEVAKQETWFLRYNDAAWKEKAHEVVAGLDAIPENTREQYDRTIDWLNEWPCIRNYGLGTRLPWDDEFVIEPLSDSTIYMAYYTIAHRLDDVPVDDLDHDFFDTLFYGSEAVEDPSQTALDLREEWDYWYPVDYRCSGNDLVTNHLTFYLFHHAELFDQSQWPQGITVMGMGLLEGEKMSSSKGHVVLPGEAIDRYGADTVRFFLMNSAEPWQDYDWRAEQVSSTRDQLDRFWRRAQETISAPAGERDLEQVDRWLLSRLQDTVATVTEAMDRFETRTASQAAFYNFEEDLRWYRRRTDTDRPGARWTLRKVLETRLRLLAPFVPFLANELHEQLTGTPAEDAPWPEVDESLRSPRDVAAESLVERLTDDIKGIQQSLQNAAEAVPEADPDVVRVTVAADWKHDVFQTVQAVGPDQGAVMSEVMSDPALREKGNAVNDLVQDLVELVRETDDDRLAQLADIDEAAVYEAAAGFVGDEFDAEVVVETEGEDADAGAVPFRPSIDLEAN, encoded by the coding sequence ATGGAGTACGTCCCCGAGACACTCGAAGAGCGGTGGCGCGAACGGTGGGCCGAGGCGGGTCGGTACGAGGCGACGCCGGCCCCGGACGCAGACGCGGACGCGGAGTCGACCTTCGTCACGGTCCCGTACCCCTACCCCAGCGGCGGGATGCACATCGGGCACGCCCGGACCTACACCGTCCCGGACGTGTACGCCCGGTACCGCCGCCAGCAGGGCGACAACGTGCTGTTCCCCATCGCGTGGCACGTCACGGGCACGCCCATCATCGGCGCGGTCGAGCGCCTGAAGAAGGGCGAGGCGAAGCAACTCGACGTCCTGAAGAACACGTACAACGTCTCCGAGGAGACCCTCGAGGACCTGGAGACGCCGATGGGGTTCGCCCGCCACTTCATCGAGGAGCACTACAAGAAGGGGATGCGCCAGCTCGGGCTCTCCATCGACTGGCGCCGGGAGTTCACGACGAACGACGAGCGCTACTCGCGGTTCATCACGTGGCAGTACGAGACGCTGCGCGACCGGGGGCTGCTGGAGAAGGGCCTGCACCCGGTCAAGTACTGCACCGAGGAGCGCCAGCCGGTGACGACCCACGACATCCTCGAAGGGGAGGAGGCCGAGTTCCAGGAGTACACCCTCGTCAAGTTCGGCGCCGAGATGGACGGTGCGGACGTCATCGTCCCGATGGCGACCCTGCGCCCGGAGACGGTCCGCGGGGTGACCAACGCCTTCGTCGACCCCGACGCCGAGTACGTGGTCGCGGAGGTCGACGACGAGTTCTGGTTCGTCTCCCAGCAGGCGGCCGAGAAGCTCGACCTGCAGGGCCACGACGTCGAGGTCCGCTACGAGTACGCTGGCGAGGACCTCGTCGGCAAGCGCGTCGAGAACCCGGTGACGGGTGACGACGTGCTGGTGCTCCCGGCGGGCTTCGTCGACGCCGACAACGCGACCGGCGTCGTGATGTCGGTCCCGGCGCACTCCCCCGACGACTACCTGGCGCTCCAGGAGGCCAAGGAGGCGGCAGCAGCCGGCGAGATGGCCACCTACGGCATCGACGCCGACGAGGTCGCCGCCATCGAACCGGTCCCCATCCTCGACATCGAGGGCTACGGCGAGGTGCCGGCGAGGTCGGCGGTCGAGGACGCAGGCATCACCGACAGCCAGGACCCCGACCTGAAGGCGGTCACGCAGGACCTCTACAACGCCGAGTTCCACTCGGGGCGACTGCTGGAGGCGTACGGCGAGTTCGCCGGCGAGGTCGTCGAGGACGTCCGCGAGGCGTTCAAGCAGAAGCACCTCGCCGACGCCGCCTTCGCGACCATGCAGGAGTTCACCGAGGAGGTCGTCTGTCGCTGCGGCGGCGACGTGGAGGTGGCCAAGCAGGAGACGTGGTTCCTGCGCTACAACGACGCGGCCTGGAAGGAGAAGGCCCACGAGGTCGTCGCCGGCCTCGACGCCATCCCCGAGAACACCCGCGAGCAGTACGACCGCACCATCGACTGGCTGAACGAGTGGCCCTGCATCCGCAACTACGGGCTGGGCACCCGGCTGCCGTGGGACGACGAGTTCGTCATCGAACCGCTGTCGGACTCGACCATCTACATGGCGTACTACACCATCGCCCATCGGCTGGACGACGTGCCGGTCGACGATCTGGACCACGACTTCTTCGACACGCTGTTCTACGGTAGCGAGGCGGTCGAGGACCCCAGCCAGACCGCCCTCGACCTCCGCGAGGAGTGGGACTACTGGTACCCGGTCGACTACCGCTGCTCGGGGAACGACCTCGTCACGAACCACCTGACGTTCTACCTGTTCCACCACGCCGAACTGTTCGACCAGTCCCAGTGGCCACAGGGCATCACCGTCATGGGGATGGGGCTGCTGGAGGGCGAGAAGATGTCCTCCTCGAAGGGCCACGTCGTCCTCCCGGGCGAGGCCATCGACAGGTACGGCGCGGACACGGTCCGGTTCTTCCTGATGAACTCGGCCGAGCCCTGGCAGGACTACGACTGGCGCGCCGAACAGGTGTCGAGCACGCGTGACCAGCTCGACCGGTTCTGGCGGCGCGCCCAGGAGACCATCTCGGCGCCGGCGGGCGAGCGCGACCTCGAACAGGTCGACCGCTGGCTCCTCTCGCGCCTGCAGGACACCGTCGCGACCGTCACCGAGGCGATGGACCGCTTCGAGACGCGGACCGCCTCGCAGGCCGCCTTCTACAACTTCGAGGAGGACCTGCGCTGGTACCGCCGCCGGACCGACACCGACCGACCGGGTGCGCGGTGGACCCTCCGAAAGGTCCTCGAGACCCGCCTGCGCCTGCTCGCCCCGTTCGTCCCGTTCCTGGCGAACGAGCTCCACGAGCAGCTGACCGGGACGCCCGCCGAGGACGCCCCCTGGCCCGAGGTCGACGAGTCGCTTCGCAGCCCCCGGGACGTGGCCGCCGAGAGTCTGGTCGAGCGCCTCACCGACGACATCAAGGGCATCCAGCAGTCGCTCCAGAACGCCGCCGAGGCCGTGCCCGAGGCCGACCCCGACGTGGTCCGCGTCACCGTCGCGGCCGACTGGAAGCACGACGTGTTCCAGACGGTCCAGGCGGTCGGCCCGGACCAGGGCGCGGTCATGAGCGAGGTCATGAGCGACCCGGCCCTGCGCGAGAAGGGGAACGCGGTGAACGACCTTGTCCAGGACCTGGTCGAGCTGGTCCGCGAGACCGACGACGACCGCCTCGCACAGCTGGCCGACATCGACGAGGCCGCGGTGTACGAGGCCGCCGCCGGCTTCGTCGGGGACGAGTTCGACGCCGAGGTGGTCGTCGAGACCGAGGGCGAGGACGCGGACGCGGGGGCGGTCCCCTTCCGGCCGAGCATCGACCTGGAGGCGAACTGA